In Streptomyces sp. NBC_01142, a genomic segment contains:
- a CDS encoding DUF4158 domain-containing protein, which produces MTVGYLSEDQTARYGRFAGEPSVQELEEFFRLDTVALEQAAAKRRPHNRLGWAVQWGTVRMLGTSMSAPAEVPPGVAEFVAEQLGIDDPSCLKLYPERLPTQHEHAREIRRLLKIRDFEDGDLALREYIAGRVWVSNEGLRALFDRAVTWLLRNRVRDLAASEE; this is translated from the coding sequence GTGACTGTTGGGTATCTTTCAGAAGATCAGACAGCCCGGTATGGACGTTTCGCCGGGGAGCCGTCAGTGCAGGAGCTGGAGGAGTTCTTCCGGCTGGACACGGTGGCGCTGGAGCAGGCGGCGGCCAAGCGTCGGCCTCACAATCGGCTGGGCTGGGCGGTTCAGTGGGGCACCGTACGGATGCTGGGCACTTCCATGTCGGCGCCGGCCGAAGTGCCGCCTGGGGTGGCCGAGTTCGTCGCGGAACAGTTGGGGATCGATGATCCGTCGTGTCTGAAGCTGTACCCGGAGCGGCTGCCGACCCAGCACGAGCACGCCCGCGAGATCCGGAGGCTGCTGAAGATCCGCGACTTCGAGGACGGCGACCTGGCCCTGCGGGAGTACATCGCCGGGCGGGTGTGGGTGTCGAACGAGGGGCTGCGGGCGCTGTTCGACCGGGCGGTGACGTGGCTGCTGCGTAACCGGGTGCGCGACCTGGCCGCCTCCGAGGAATAA
- a CDS encoding PaaX family transcriptional regulator C-terminal domain-containing protein — MPEAAPEIPTRLLVHAMVREDGTVDAGELYTIAGTLGMSDQQVRLCIKRLVAEGRFTHEGRGRKALLRATADVTGSLAPNVEYVRYAYQQDHGHAPWGGIWHLFAFAIPESARAARDTLRDSLLRLGAAAVQGGLYVSANPIEKHVEAQARQLGILDAVTFLTSSDLRIGEHRAPTDLASELWPLAEIAERYDRLAVLAQARLDQLDDTASPTDTEQLTIAIELAAEFSRAMEPDPFLPPELLPQPWTGTHARHLAARCWTQLLEYQEVAAADNRPRPRLFSLYADVIHLAAHQAR; from the coding sequence ATGCCCGAAGCCGCCCCCGAGATCCCCACCCGCCTGCTCGTGCATGCCATGGTCCGCGAGGACGGCACCGTCGACGCCGGCGAGCTCTACACCATCGCGGGCACCCTGGGAATGAGCGATCAGCAAGTACGCCTGTGCATCAAACGACTCGTCGCCGAAGGCCGCTTCACCCACGAAGGCCGCGGCCGCAAAGCCCTGCTGCGTGCCACCGCCGACGTCACCGGATCCCTTGCGCCGAACGTCGAATACGTCCGCTACGCGTACCAACAGGACCACGGTCACGCCCCGTGGGGCGGCATCTGGCACCTCTTCGCGTTCGCCATCCCGGAATCAGCCAGAGCCGCCCGCGACACCCTGCGCGACTCCCTCCTCAGGCTCGGCGCAGCCGCCGTCCAGGGCGGTCTGTACGTCAGCGCCAACCCCATCGAGAAACACGTCGAGGCCCAGGCGCGACAGCTCGGCATCCTGGATGCCGTCACCTTCCTCACCAGCAGCGACCTGCGCATCGGCGAACACCGGGCCCCCACCGACCTCGCCTCCGAACTCTGGCCCCTGGCAGAGATCGCCGAGCGCTATGACCGGCTCGCCGTACTCGCCCAGGCCCGGCTCGACCAACTCGACGACACCGCAAGCCCGACCGATACCGAGCAGTTGACCATCGCCATCGAACTCGCAGCCGAGTTCTCCCGCGCCATGGAACCCGACCCGTTCCTCCCACCCGAGCTCCTCCCCCAGCCCTGGACCGGCACGCACGCCCGCCACCTCGCGGCCCGCTGCTGGACCCAGCTCCTCGAGTACCAAGAAGTGGCGGCGGCGGACAACCGTCCACGACCGCGCCTCTTCAGCCTCTACGCCGACGTCATCCACCTCGCAGCACATCAAGCGCGCTGA
- a CDS encoding GNAT family N-acetyltransferase, with protein MANTENTRDARSTAAGGPVTVRRGVPDGAEERVAELYWEAFGRKLGAALNPPATGRDFIATHLHRDRAVVALAGDRVVGVAGFQLGGRGLTGGGVTDVLNTYGLFRGIPRLAVLALLERTPAPGQLVMDGIAVDADFRGNGIGSLLLRETFRVAADHLCGEVRLDVIDVNPRARALYERHGFTGVRTEQTPYLRRLIGFGAVTTMHRSIAPPVGEVAPPAGERP; from the coding sequence ATGGCCAACACGGAGAACACGCGGGACGCGAGGAGCACCGCTGCAGGCGGACCGGTGACCGTCCGGCGGGGCGTGCCGGACGGAGCCGAGGAACGCGTCGCCGAGCTGTACTGGGAGGCGTTCGGCCGGAAACTGGGCGCAGCGCTCAACCCACCGGCCACAGGCAGGGACTTCATCGCGACACATCTGCACCGGGACCGGGCCGTGGTGGCACTCGCCGGTGACCGGGTAGTGGGAGTGGCCGGGTTCCAGCTCGGCGGGCGCGGGCTCACCGGCGGAGGAGTGACCGACGTCCTCAATACGTACGGCCTGTTCAGGGGAATCCCACGACTCGCCGTTCTGGCCCTGCTCGAACGCACCCCGGCGCCAGGGCAGCTGGTCATGGACGGCATCGCAGTCGACGCGGACTTCCGCGGCAACGGCATCGGCAGCCTGCTCCTGCGGGAGACGTTCCGGGTCGCCGCCGACCACCTCTGCGGCGAGGTCCGGCTTGACGTCATCGACGTCAATCCCCGCGCACGCGCCCTGTACGAACGGCACGGATTCACCGGGGTCCGCACCGAACAGACGCCCTACCTGCGACGTCTGATAGGGTTCGGCGCCGTCACCACCATGCACCGCTCCATCGCCCCACCCGTGGGAGAGGTCGCCCCACCTGCCGGAGAGCGGCCGTGA
- a CDS encoding S9 family peptidase, whose amino-acid sequence MPGSRRRRAKAVIWSLVGVLLVTPGLGGVVIWQNSYDIREERVVLRHGGGALDGVLATPKEGRGPYGLVVFVHGDGPVDATHDTFYRPLWESFARAGYASLSWSKPGVGGSSGNWLDQSMEDRVDETMDAISWARQRPDIDSRRIGLWGASQAGWVLPKVAARTPGLRFVIAVSPAVNWQQQGRYHLLAQMREDGASAEQVEAALRRREITLQLASLMSRNSVCRLVPESVGDHAVLECRAEVTAFSRGGEKREGGSQLAVDRMSALNTRGERTPRPWLVPLL is encoded by the coding sequence GTGCCCGGGAGCAGGCGTCGCCGGGCGAAAGCAGTGATCTGGTCCCTGGTCGGCGTGCTGCTGGTGACGCCGGGGCTGGGCGGAGTGGTGATCTGGCAGAACTCCTACGACATCCGGGAGGAGCGAGTCGTCCTCCGGCATGGTGGAGGTGCGCTCGATGGCGTCCTGGCCACACCGAAGGAGGGCCGGGGGCCGTACGGGCTGGTCGTCTTCGTTCACGGGGACGGGCCGGTCGACGCAACCCATGACACCTTCTACCGGCCGCTGTGGGAGTCGTTCGCCAGAGCCGGGTACGCCTCACTGTCCTGGAGCAAGCCCGGCGTGGGGGGCTCGTCGGGCAACTGGCTGGACCAGAGCATGGAGGACCGGGTCGACGAGACCATGGATGCCATCTCCTGGGCGCGTCAGCGGCCGGACATCGACAGTCGCCGCATCGGACTGTGGGGGGCGAGCCAGGCGGGATGGGTGCTGCCCAAGGTCGCAGCCCGCACTCCCGGCCTGCGGTTCGTCATCGCCGTATCCCCGGCCGTGAACTGGCAGCAGCAAGGCCGCTACCACCTCCTCGCCCAGATGCGCGAGGACGGAGCCTCCGCCGAGCAGGTCGAGGCGGCGCTGCGGCGGAGGGAGATCACGCTGCAACTGGCTTCGTTGATGTCTAGGAACAGCGTTTGTCGACTGGTTCCGGAGTCAGTTGGTGATCATGCGGTTCTTGAATGTCGAGCAGAAGTGACGGCGTTCTCGCGGGGCGGCGAGAAAAGGGAAGGCGGAAGCCAACTGGCCGTTGACAGGATGTCCGCGCTGAACACCCGAGGGGAAAGGACCCCACGACCGTGGCTCGTGCCATTACTTTGA
- a CDS encoding RidA family protein: MARAITLIRSTALSDVAEYAYAATAPAESRLIFLAGACPLNDDGSTAAIGDYEGQAAKAIENMQAALTASGASLQDVISTRVLVASARREDLVAAWQVVRDSFADHDVPSTLMGVTVLGYKDQLVEIEAVAAVLDS; encoded by the coding sequence GTGGCTCGTGCCATTACTTTGATCCGCTCCACCGCCCTGTCCGACGTCGCCGAGTACGCCTACGCGGCCACTGCGCCCGCCGAGTCACGCCTGATCTTCCTTGCAGGGGCGTGTCCGCTGAACGATGACGGCTCCACAGCAGCGATCGGGGACTACGAGGGCCAAGCGGCGAAAGCCATCGAGAACATGCAGGCCGCTCTTACTGCCTCAGGCGCGTCACTCCAGGACGTCATTAGCACACGGGTTCTCGTCGCATCGGCCCGGCGGGAGGACCTGGTGGCCGCCTGGCAGGTTGTCCGGGACTCGTTCGCTGACCATGACGTCCCCAGCACGTTGATGGGCGTCACCGTGCTCGGCTACAAGGACCAACTCGTCGAGATCGAGGCCGTCGCCGCCGTGCTCGATTCTTGA
- the istA gene encoding IS21 family transposase gives MLDPYKTVIDEILRADLDAPRKQRHTVTRIFHRLVEEHGADVSYGVVRYYVAGRRPEILVKSGKAPLEAFVPQTHLPGHEAEADFGDVTVRLAGELVTCYLFSFRLSYSGKAVHRVFASCGPEAFFEGHVHALRTLGGVPRTKVRYDNLKAAVARVLGQSRGRVEADRWIAFRSHFGIESFYCRPGIEGAHEKGGVEGMIGYFRRNHFVPVPEVSSLAELNEMVEQWDRQDDARRIGSRPKTVAEYFALEQPLLMPLPEEPFETGRLFTPRVDRYGQIPVRTNRYSVPIRLIGKRVRVVLHASHLVVYDQNVEVARHERLIAKGAVRLDLDHYLEVLVRKPGAFPGSTALEQARSAGRFTPVHDAWWDQARKIHGERDGTRALIEVLLLGRHLPHEHVVAGLAAAPASRRHDRGRSRPGGP, from the coding sequence ATGCTGGACCCGTACAAGACGGTGATCGACGAGATCCTGCGGGCGGATCTGGACGCGCCGCGCAAGCAGCGGCACACGGTCACTCGCATCTTCCACCGGCTGGTCGAGGAGCACGGGGCGGACGTCTCCTACGGCGTCGTGCGCTACTACGTCGCCGGCCGGAGGCCCGAGATCCTGGTCAAATCCGGCAAGGCACCGCTGGAGGCGTTCGTCCCGCAGACTCACCTGCCGGGCCACGAGGCGGAGGCCGACTTCGGTGACGTGACCGTGCGCCTGGCCGGCGAGCTGGTGACCTGCTACCTCTTCTCCTTCCGGCTGTCGTACTCGGGCAAGGCCGTCCACCGCGTGTTCGCCTCCTGCGGCCCGGAAGCCTTCTTCGAAGGCCACGTCCACGCACTGCGGACCCTGGGCGGAGTGCCGAGGACCAAGGTCCGCTACGACAACCTGAAAGCCGCCGTCGCCAGGGTGCTGGGGCAGAGCCGGGGAAGAGTCGAGGCCGACCGGTGGATCGCCTTCCGCTCGCACTTCGGCATCGAGAGCTTCTACTGCCGACCCGGCATCGAAGGCGCCCACGAGAAGGGCGGCGTCGAAGGGATGATCGGCTACTTCCGCCGCAACCACTTCGTCCCCGTCCCCGAAGTCTCCTCTCTCGCCGAACTGAACGAGATGGTCGAACAGTGGGACCGGCAGGACGACGCCCGCCGCATCGGGTCCAGGCCCAAGACGGTCGCGGAGTACTTCGCACTCGAACAACCGCTGCTGATGCCGTTGCCCGAGGAACCGTTCGAGACGGGCCGGCTCTTCACCCCGCGGGTCGACCGCTACGGACAGATCCCGGTCCGCACCAACCGCTACTCGGTCCCGATCCGGCTGATCGGCAAACGCGTGCGCGTCGTGCTGCATGCTTCCCATCTGGTGGTTTACGACCAGAACGTGGAAGTGGCCCGGCACGAGCGGCTGATCGCGAAGGGCGCCGTCCGTCTGGACCTGGACCACTACCTGGAAGTCCTGGTCCGCAAACCCGGCGCGTTCCCCGGCTCCACAGCCCTCGAACAGGCCCGCTCGGCAGGAAGATTCACCCCGGTCCACGACGCCTGGTGGGACCAGGCCCGCAAGATCCACGGTGAGCGGGACGGCACCCGGGCCCTGATCGAGGTCCTCCTGCTGGGCCGTCACCTGCCTCACGAGCATGTCGTCGCTGGCCTGGCCGCGGCCCCTGCGAGCCGGCGCCATGACCGCGGACGCAGTCGCCCTGGAGGCCCGTAA
- a CDS encoding IclR family transcriptional regulator C-terminal domain-containing protein, which yields MRRDADPNFIEALARGLDVLRGFQPGRPCMTLSEVAAQAGLARPTARRVLITLQQLGYLRSEQAGYSLTPRVLELGMAYVGSHNLWELAEPHLRSLVAQTGESCSIAQLDGSDVVYVARVAMPKLVALAVTIGTRFPAAQTSLGKVLLAALDTQELDRVLATPSRSGIEPSHRTERDELDEVLRNVRAKGWVVTDQELAPGIRSIAAPIRNGQGRTVAALNVNAHAAETPIEHLVEHHLPLLLRTASAISADWAAWEARPIATVAQPTG from the coding sequence ATGCGCCGGGACGCCGATCCGAACTTCATCGAGGCACTCGCGCGCGGCCTCGACGTGTTGCGGGGCTTCCAGCCCGGTAGGCCGTGCATGACGTTGAGCGAGGTGGCCGCCCAGGCAGGTCTCGCACGGCCGACAGCCCGCCGCGTCCTGATCACGCTTCAGCAGCTCGGATACCTCCGCAGTGAACAAGCCGGATACTCGCTGACTCCGCGCGTGCTCGAGCTGGGCATGGCCTATGTCGGGTCCCACAACCTCTGGGAACTCGCCGAGCCCCACCTGCGCTCGCTGGTCGCCCAGACAGGCGAATCATGCTCGATCGCGCAGCTCGACGGCTCGGACGTCGTGTATGTCGCCCGGGTCGCCATGCCGAAGCTGGTGGCGCTCGCGGTGACCATCGGCACCCGCTTTCCCGCCGCACAGACCTCGCTGGGCAAGGTGCTGCTCGCCGCCCTCGACACCCAGGAACTCGACCGGGTCCTCGCCACGCCCAGCCGGTCGGGCATCGAGCCGAGTCACCGCACCGAGCGGGACGAGCTGGACGAGGTGCTGCGCAATGTGCGGGCCAAGGGCTGGGTGGTGACCGATCAGGAGCTGGCCCCCGGCATCCGCTCCATCGCGGCACCCATCCGCAATGGGCAGGGCCGCACTGTCGCCGCGCTGAACGTCAACGCCCACGCCGCAGAAACCCCGATCGAGCACCTCGTCGAGCACCATCTGCCGTTGCTGCTGCGCACGGCGAGCGCCATCAGCGCCGACTGGGCGGCATGGGAGGCGCGGCCCATCGCCACCGTCGCGCAGCCGACCGGCTGA
- a CDS encoding CaiB/BaiF CoA-transferase family protein, translated as MSGDSRGPLDGLLVADFSRILAGPYATMLLADLGADVVKVEGPRGDDTRSWKPPVRDGVSTYYLGVNRGKRSILLDFRDEEDARLARELARRADVVIENFKPGGLARYGLDHPSVSVGNPGVVYASISGFGPGPGRHVPGYDLMVQAVSGLMSLTGDPQGPPYRAGISVFDVMAGNHAAIGILAALRHRDATGRGQLVEVNLLSSALTGLVNHSSAYVAGGTVPYRMGNAHPSVFPYEPLPTADQDLIVTAANNGQFRQLCEVLGIPQFADDPRFRRNADRTERREELRPILVERLRTRSALEWFDLLIEAGVPCGPINTVDGGFAMAERFGLDPVVEVGEADRAVPTTRHPIRFSETPASYRLPPPELNEHGTELRKWLESEHA; from the coding sequence ATGAGTGGTGATTCCCGAGGGCCGCTTGACGGTCTGCTGGTGGCTGACTTCTCCCGCATATTGGCGGGTCCGTACGCGACGATGCTGCTGGCGGACCTCGGCGCCGACGTGGTCAAGGTCGAGGGCCCGCGAGGAGACGACACGCGTAGCTGGAAGCCGCCGGTGCGGGATGGAGTGTCGACCTACTACCTGGGGGTCAACCGCGGGAAGCGGTCGATCCTGCTCGACTTCCGCGACGAGGAGGACGCGCGGCTGGCCAGGGAGCTGGCGCGGCGTGCGGACGTGGTGATCGAGAACTTCAAGCCCGGCGGTCTGGCCAGGTACGGGCTGGACCACCCCTCGGTGAGCGTCGGCAATCCGGGCGTGGTCTACGCCTCGATCAGCGGATTCGGGCCCGGCCCCGGCCGACACGTCCCGGGCTACGACCTGATGGTGCAGGCCGTCTCCGGGCTGATGAGCCTGACCGGTGATCCACAGGGGCCGCCGTACCGGGCGGGGATCTCGGTGTTCGACGTGATGGCGGGCAACCACGCCGCCATCGGGATCCTCGCCGCACTGCGTCACCGCGACGCCACCGGCCGCGGCCAGCTCGTCGAGGTGAACCTCCTGTCCTCCGCACTGACGGGGCTGGTCAACCACAGCTCCGCCTACGTCGCCGGTGGCACCGTGCCCTACCGCATGGGCAACGCGCACCCCAGCGTCTTCCCGTACGAGCCGCTGCCGACGGCCGACCAGGACCTGATCGTCACAGCCGCGAACAACGGGCAGTTCCGCCAGCTGTGCGAAGTGCTCGGTATACCCCAGTTCGCCGACGACCCGCGCTTCCGGCGCAACGCCGACCGCACCGAACGCCGCGAGGAGCTCCGGCCGATCCTGGTCGAGCGGTTGCGGACGCGCAGCGCCCTGGAGTGGTTCGACCTGCTCATTGAGGCGGGTGTGCCGTGCGGGCCGATCAACACCGTCGACGGCGGGTTCGCCATGGCCGAACGCTTCGGGCTCGACCCGGTCGTCGAGGTCGGGGAGGCAGACCGGGCGGTACCCACCACCCGGCACCCGATCCGGTTCTCCGAGACCCCCGCTAGCTACCGGCTGCCCCCGCCCGAGTTGAACGAACACGGCACCGAACTTCGCAAGTGGCTGGAGAGCGAGCATGCCTGA